In Mytilus edulis chromosome 4, xbMytEdul2.2, whole genome shotgun sequence, the following proteins share a genomic window:
- the LOC139519301 gene encoding nuclear transcription factor Y subunit alpha-like, protein MTEGDQTYTVFNTDNQQTVTVAMPDDQQQAGIQYITQDGVQLSQLSQAENTDNQNVIYSSMSTAGFTTPASQVMTNMGQTTQNQTMVVQTPQGQSSVQTVGVPQMLFLNQVTLNGQTSFVLVDANNKPVQLPQGIQVINLPTNQMNQQLPVSNDSGEEPLYVNAKQYHRILKRRQARAKLEALGRIPKERQKYLYESRHRHALNRQRGSGGVFIKGGKHANSEEDELKQKNGNARGGSRPATPSFPQPVPIAIAPSTGMSASSETNMASYATAINNQLQAAFSNVAGQSIQLNSSNIQVSANGAANILNSLSGT, encoded by the exons ATGACAGAAGGTGACCAAACTTACACAGTATTTAATACAGATAACCAACAGACGGTAACAGTAGCCATGCCTGATGACCAACAACAAGCAGGAATTCAATACATTACACAAGATGGAGTTCAATTATCACAACTTTCTCAAGCTGAG aACACAGATAATCAGAATGTTATATACTCATCAATGTCAACAGCAGGCTTTACTACACCAGCTTCACAGGTGATGACAAACATGGGACAGACTACACAGAATCAAACAATGGTTGTCCAAACTCCACAAGGTCAAAGTTCAGTACAGACCGTTGGAGTACCACAgatgttatttttaaatcaagTCACCTTGAATGGTCAAACATCGTTTGTATTGGTAGATGCTAATAACAAACCAGTACAGTTACCTCAAG GTATACAAGTGATTAACTTACCAACAAATCAAATGAACCAACAGCTGCCTGTG TCCAATGATTCTGGTGAAGAGCCATTGTATGTTAATGCTAAACAGTATCACAGAATATTAAAGAGAAGACAAGCTAGGGCCAAGTTAGAAGCATTAGGACGAATACCTAAAGAAAGACAA AAATACCTGTATGAGTCACGACATCGACATGCTCTGAACAGACAGCGAGGGTCTGGTGGTGTATTTATTAAAGGTGGTAAACATGCCAATTCAGAAGAAGATGAACTTAAACAAAAGAATGGAAATGCCAGAGGAGGCTCTCGCCCAGCTACACCATCTTTTCCACAGCCAGTACCTATTGCCATTGCTCCATCTACAGGCATGTCAGCATCCTCAGAAACAAATATGGCTTCCTATGCTACAGCAATAAACAATCAGTTACAAGCAGCATTCTCAAATGTAGCTGGACAATCGATTCAGCTGAATTCATCCAACATACAAGTTTCTGCTAATGGTGCCGCAAATATACTCAATTCTTTGTCAGGAACATAA